One Brassica napus cultivar Da-Ae chromosome A5, Da-Ae, whole genome shotgun sequence DNA window includes the following coding sequences:
- the LOC106368827 gene encoding ubiquitin-conjugating enzyme E2 20, whose protein sequence is MAAVNGYQGNTPAASKQSAPLTKTVDSQSVLKRLQSELMGLMMGGDPGISAFPEEDNIFCWKGTITGSKDTVFEGTEYRLSLSFSNDYPFKPPKIKFHTGCFHPNVDVYGNICLDILQDKWSSAYDVRTILLSIQSLLGEPNISSPLNTQAAQLWSNQEEYRKMVEKLYKPPSA, encoded by the exons ATGGCTGCAGTTAATGGGTACCAAGGAAACACTCCGGCGGCGTCAAAGCAATCTGCTCCTCTGACTAAGACTGTTGATAGCCAATCTGTTCTCAAAAG GCTGCAATCTGAACTAATGGGCTTGATG ATGGGTGGTGACCCGGGGATATCTGCTTTCCCAGAGGAAGACAACATATTCTGTTGGAAAGGGACAATAACAGGAAGCAAAGATACTGTGTTTGAAGGAACTGAGTACAGACTCTCACTCTCTTTCTCCAATGACTATCCTTTCAAGCCTCCTAAGATCAAGTTCCACACTGGTTGCTTCCACCCCAATGTTGATGTCTATGGCAATATCTGTTTGGACATTCTTCAG GATAAATGGTCATCTGCATATGATGTGAGGACAATACTACTATCGATTCAGAGCCTTTTGGGAG AACCGAACATCAGCTCACCATTGAACACTCAAGCAGCGCAGCTCTGGAGCAACCAAGAAG agtataggaagatggttgaGAAGCTCTACAAGCCCCCCAGTGCATGA
- the LOC106368826 gene encoding formate--tetrahydrofolate ligase, giving the protein MVVANRHLPFPHPPPIARPYVSPKVKTFVSLPHSPEAVIPTMTSRKLQVVTPVPSDIDIANSVEPLYISEIAKDLNLSPLHYDLYGKYKAKVLLSAFDELQDREDGYYVVVGGITPTPLGEGKSTTTVGLCQALGAYLNKKVVTCLRQPSQGPTFGIKGGAAGGGYSQVIPMDEFNLHLTGDIHAITASNNLLAAAIDARMFHEASQSDKALFNRLCPVNKEGKRSFSDVMFRRLKKLGISKTSPEELTPEEVRKFARLDIDPESITWRRVMDVNDRFLRKMTVGQGSEEKGMIRETGFDISVASEIMAVLALTTSLDDMRERLGKMVIGNSRAGEPITADDLGVGGALTVLMKDAIHPTLMQTLEGTPVLVHAGPFANIAHGNSSIVADKIALKLVGPGGFVVTEAGFGSDIGTEKFMNIKCRYSGLRPQCAVVVATVRALKMHGGGPGVVAGRPLDHAYVSENVSLVEAGCVNLAKHISNVKAYGVNVVVAVNVFSTDTEAELNTVKKFSMDAGAFDAVICSHHAHGGQGAVDLGIAVEKACQNITQPLEFLYPLDISIKEKIEAIAKSYGASGVEYSDQAEKQIEMYTQQGFSNLPICMSKTQYSFSHDASKKGAPSGFVLPIRDVRGSIGAGFIYPLVGTMSTMPGLPTRPCFYEIDIDTVTGKVVGLS; this is encoded by the exons ATGGTCGTCGCCAATCGTCATCTCCCATTTCCTCATCCTCCACCTATCGCAAGGCCATACGTATCACCAAAAGTGAAGACTTTTGTCTCTCTTCCTCACTCTCCAGAAGCAGTGATACCTACAATGACCTCAAGAAAGCTTCAGGTTGTGACACCTGTCCCCTCCGACATCGACATTGCCAACTCCGTCGAGCCTCTATACATCTCCGAGATTGCCAAAGATCTCAATCTCAGCCCTCTTCACTACGATCTCTACGGCAAATACAAAGCAAAG GTTTTGTTGTCTGCATTTGATGAGCTTCAAGACCGAGAAGACGGCTACTATGTAGTTGTGGGAGGGATCACTCCAACTCCTCTTGGAGAAGGCAAGTCCACTACAACCGTAGGTCTCTGCCAAGCCTTGGGAGCTTACCTGAACAAGAAGGTTGTTACTTGTCTTCGCCAACCGTCTCAAGGACCGACCTTTGGGATCAAAGGAGGCGCAGCTGGTGGTGGGTATAGTCAGGTGATTCCCATGGATGAGTTTAACCTCCATCTCACTGGAGACATCCACGCCATCACTGCCTCCAACAACCTCTTAGCTGCTGCTATCGACGCTCGGATGTTCCACGAGGCTTCTCAGTCAGACAAGGCTCTCTTCAACAGGCTGTGTCCGGTTAATAAAGAAGGGAAGCGTAGTTTCAGTGACGTTATGTTTAGGCGTTTAAAGAAGCTTGGCATCTCCAAGACTAGTCCTGAGGAGCTTACTCCCGAGGAGGTAAGGAAGTTTGCTAGGCTTGATATTGATCCTGAGTCTATTACTTGGAGGAGGGTGATGGATGTTAATGACCGGTTCTTGAGGAAGATGACTGTTGGTCAGGGGTCTGAGGAGAAAGGGATGATTAGGGAAACAGGGTTTGATATCTCTGTTGCTAGTGAGATCATGGCTGTTTTGGCTTTGACAACTTCTCTTGATGATATGAGAGAGAGGCTTGGTAAGATGGTGATTGGTAACAGCAGGGCCGGGGAGCCCATCACGGCAGATGATCTCGGTGTTGGAGGAGCCTTGACTGTTCTGATGAAAGACGCTATTCACCCTACGCTCATGCAGACACTTGAAGGAACGCCTGTCCTAGTTCACGCTGGTCCTTTTGCTAACATAGCTCATGGGAACTCGTCTATTGTTGCGGATAAAATCGCTTTGAAGCTGGTGGGACCTGGTGGGTTCGTGGTGACGGAAGCTGGTTTTGGTTCTGACATTGGAACGGAGAAGTTCATGAATATCAAGTGCCGTTACAGCGGGCTAAGGCCTCAGTGTGCGGTTGTTGTGGCGACTGTTAGGGCCTTGAAGATGCATGGTGGTGGGCCTGGTGTTGTTGCCGGGAGGCCTCTTGATCACGCCTATGTAAGCGAGAATGTTTCCTTGGTTGAAGCTGGATGTGTGAATCTAGCGAAGCATATATCAAACGTAAAGGCGTATGGTGTGAATGTGGTTGTGGCTGTGAATGTGTTCTCAACGGATACCGAAGCAGAACTAAATACAGTGAAGAAGTTTTCAATGGATGCTGGTGCTTTTGATGCTGTCATTTGTTCCCACCATGCTCATGGTGGCCAAGGAGCG GTGGATCTTGGCATTGCGGTTGAAAAAGCTTGTCAAAACATTACACAACCACTTGAGTTTCTCTACCCACTTGACATTAGTATCAAAGAGAAGATTGAGGCCATTGCCAAGTCCTACGGAGCCAGTGGTGTTGAATACTCAGACCAGGCTGAGAAACAGATTGAGATGTACACTCAGCAAGGTTTCTCCAACCTTCCTATATGCATGTCGAAAACACAGTACTCGTTCTCACATGATGCATCAAAGAAAGGAGCACCTTCGGGTTTTGTGTTGCCGATAAGAGATGTAAGAGGGAGTATTGGAGCTGGGTTCATATATCCCTTGGTTGGTACAATGAGTACCATGCCTGGACTTCCGACAAGACCTTGCTTCTATGAAATTGACATTGACACTGTCACTGGAAAAGTTGTTGGCCTTTCTTAA
- the LOC106368828 gene encoding hexokinase-3-like: MGKVAVAFAAAAVLVSCSVAAVMVGRRIKSRAKWRAVVEILKEMEEASDTPVGRLRQVVDAMAVEMHAGLASEGGSKLKMLLTFVHHLPNGTEKGTYYALHLGGTYFRILRVHLGGERSYLDVQDVERHPIPSHLMNSTSEVLFNFLAFSMERFIEKEGKESNSQGVKRELAFTFSFPVKHSSISSGVLIKWTKGFEISEMVGKDVAECLQGALNRRGLDIHVAALVNDTVGALSLGYYHDPDTVVAVVFGTGSNACYLERTDAIIKSQGLLTTSGSMVVNMEWGNFWSSHLPRTSYDIDLDAESSNPNDMGFEKIIAGLYLGDIVRRVILRMSQVSDIFGPTSPMLSEPYVLRTNSVSAMHEDDTPELQEVARILKDLGVSEVPLKVRKLVVKICDVVTRRAGRLAAAGIAGILKKIGRDGSGGITSGRSRSEMRMQKRTVVAVEGGLYMNYTMFREYMEEALVEILGEEVSQYVVVKAMEDGSSIGSALLVASLQS, encoded by the exons ATGGGGAAGGTTGCGGTTGCGTTTGCGGCGGCTGCGGTTTTAGTGTCTTGCTCCGTGGCGGCGGTGATGGTGGGGAGGAGGATTAAGAGTCGGGCGAAATGGAGGGCCGTGGTGGAGATTTTGAAGGAGATGGAGGAAGCTTCTGATACTCCGGTGGGGAGGCTGAGGCAAGTGGTGGATGCCATGGCCGTGGAGATGCACGCTGGCTTGGCTTCTGAAGGTGGCTCCAAGCTTAAAATGCTTCTCACTTTCGTCCATCATTTGCCTAATGG GACGGAGAAAGGAACTTATTATGCACTTCACCTTGGAGGCACTTACTTTAGGATTTTGAGGGTTCATCTGGGTGGTGAAAGGTCTTATCTAGATGTTCAAGACGTTGAACGACACCCCATACCTTCACATTTGATGAATAGCACCAGCGAG GTTCTTTTCAACTTTCTCGCCTTTTCCATGGAAAGGTTTATCGAAAAAGAAGGAAAGGAATCTAATTCACAAGGTGTGAAAAGGGAACTTGCGTTTACGTTTTCGTTCCCTGTCAAGCATTCTTCTATATCTTCAGGAGTTCTAATCAAATGGACCAAAGGTTTTGAGATTAGTGAAATG GTTGGGAAAGATGTAGCTGAATGTCTACAAGGAGCGCTGAACAGAAGAGGCCTAGATATCCATGTTGCAGCTCTT GTGAATGATACTGTCGGAGCCCTGTCACTTGGATATTATCATGATCCAGATACAGTTGTTGCGGTTGTATTTGGAACAGGTAGTAATGCATGTTACTTGGAACGAACTGATGCCATAATCAAGTCTCAGGGTCTGCTTACCACTTCTGGAAGCATG GTAGTCAATATGGAGTGGGGTAATTTTTGGTCCTCACACCTCCCAAGAACATCGTATGACATTGACTTGGATGCAGAGAGTTCAAATCCAAATGATATG GGATTTGAGAAGATTATAGCAGGATTGTATCTGGGTGACATTGTTCGAAGAGTAATCCTTCGCATGTCGCAAGTCTCCGACATCTTTGGACCCACCTCGCCCATGTTATCTGAGCCTTACGTTCTAAG AACAAATTCAGTCTCAGCCATGCATGAAGATGACACACCTGAGCTGCAAGAAGTAGCTAGGATCTTGAAAGACTTGGGG GTATCAGAAGTACCATTGAAGGTGAGAAAACTCGTGGTCAAGATATGCGACGTGGTGACACGAAGAGCAGGGAGGCTAGCAGCAGCGGGTATTGCAGGAATCTTGAAGAAGATTGGCCGTGATGGTAGCGGAGGAATCACGAGCGGGAGAAGCAGAAGCGAAATGCGGATGCAGAAAAGAACAGTTGTTGCAGTAGAAGGAGGATTGTACATGAATTACACCATGTTTAGAGAATACATGGAAGAGGCTTTGGTGGAGATTTTAGGAGAAGAAGTGAGCCAATACGTGGTCGTTAAAGCCATGGAAGATGGTTCTAGCATTGGCTCTGCTCTTCTCGTTGCCTCTTTACAGTcatga